The Arthrobacter russicus genome has a segment encoding these proteins:
- the tal gene encoding transaldolase, which produces MSNPTPTAELSAAGVSIWLDDLSRDRLTSGGLQKLIEEKNVVGVTTNPSIFQAAISKGTAYDAQVAELAGQGLDAEAAVFRITTQDVADACEVFAPVAAASQGVDGRVSIEVDPRKAWDTQGTIEEAKRLHEAVGKDNVLIKIPATLEGLEAITETLGAGISVNVTLIFSLERYRAVINAFLLGIEKAKANGHDLSTIHSVASFFVSRVDTEIDKRLDALDTEEASSLKGKAGVANARLAYQVFEEIFSSERWALLAEAGALPQRPLWASTGVKDPAYPDTLYVTELVAPNVVNTMPEKTLDATFDHGVIEGNTISGRYDEANSVLNALEGLGVSYNDVVALLETEGLDKFVASWNELLGDVQNALDAAGKES; this is translated from the coding sequence ATGAGCAACCCAACCCCCACCGCAGAGCTTTCGGCAGCCGGAGTCTCGATCTGGCTCGACGATTTGTCCCGTGACCGGCTCACCAGCGGCGGCTTGCAGAAGCTGATCGAGGAGAAGAACGTGGTGGGCGTGACCACCAACCCGTCGATCTTCCAGGCGGCGATTTCGAAGGGCACCGCCTACGACGCCCAGGTGGCGGAGCTAGCCGGCCAGGGGCTCGACGCCGAGGCCGCGGTCTTCCGGATCACCACGCAGGACGTGGCGGATGCCTGCGAGGTGTTCGCCCCGGTCGCGGCGGCGAGCCAGGGCGTGGACGGGCGGGTTTCGATCGAGGTCGATCCCCGCAAGGCCTGGGACACCCAAGGCACCATCGAAGAAGCCAAACGGCTGCACGAAGCGGTCGGCAAAGACAATGTCCTGATCAAGATCCCGGCGACCCTGGAGGGGCTGGAAGCGATCACCGAAACGCTCGGCGCCGGAATCAGCGTGAACGTCACCTTGATCTTCTCCCTGGAGCGTTACCGTGCGGTCATCAATGCGTTCTTGCTGGGCATTGAAAAGGCCAAGGCGAACGGCCACGATCTGAGCACGATCCACTCGGTGGCCTCGTTCTTCGTCTCCCGGGTGGACACCGAGATCGACAAACGACTGGATGCGCTCGACACCGAAGAGGCGAGCTCGCTCAAAGGAAAAGCCGGCGTCGCCAATGCGCGCTTGGCCTACCAGGTGTTCGAGGAGATCTTCAGCTCCGAGCGTTGGGCGTTGCTGGCCGAAGCCGGCGCCTTGCCGCAGCGCCCGCTGTGGGCCTCCACCGGAGTCAAGGATCCGGCCTATCCGGACACCCTGTACGTGACCGAGCTGGTGGCGCCGAACGTGGTCAACACCATGCCGGAGAAGACTTTGGACGCGACCTTCGATCACGGCGTGATCGAAGGCAACACCATTTCCGGCCGTTACGACGAGGCCAATTCGGTGCTCAACGCCCTCGAAGGCCTCGGCGTTTCGTACAACGACGTGGTCGCTCTGCTGGAAACCGAAGGTTTGGACAAGTTCGTCGCGAGCTGGAACGAATTGCTCGGCGATGTGCAGAACGCGCTCGACGCCGCCGGAAAGGAGTCCTGA